Genomic segment of Pseudomonas sp. CCI4.2:
TGACGCAAACGTTCAGGCGGCAATTCATGGGCGGTGATGCCCAGCACGGCCAAATCGATCGCTTGCGGCGTTTCGTGGGCGGCGGTGACGCCGTTGATCAGGCTTTCGAGGTTGTTGAACGTAACGGCTTCAAGGCCACAATCTTCCAATTGATGCTGCAGGGCCTGGCGCGCCAATTCGTGATTTTCCAGCACCGCGACCCGCCGGCCGAGCAGCGGCGCAGACGGTAAGTCCTCCAGGTCGCCTCGAGTTTTTGGCAGGTTCAAGCTGATCCAGAATTCCGAGCCTTCGCCCGGCGTACTGTCGACGCCGATTTCGCCGCCCATCTGTTCGATCAAGCGCTTGGAGATCACCAGCCCCAGCCCGGTGCCGCCCGGTTGCCGGGACAGCGAGTTATCCGCCTGACTGAACGCTTGAAACAGCGCGCGGACGTCCTGGCTGGAGAGGCCGATGCCGGTGTCCTGCACACTGATTCGCAGTTGCACGCTGTCTTCTTGCTCATCTTCGAGCATGGCGCGGGCGACGATGGTCCCTTCGCGGGTGAACTTGATCGCGTTGCTTACCAGGTTGGTGAGAATTTGCTTGAGCCGCAGCGGATCACCCAGCAACGCCAAGGGCGTGTCGCGGTACACCAGACTCACCAGTTCCAGCTGTTTGGCGTGGGCGGCCGGGGCGAGAATGGTCAGCGTGTCTTGGAGCAGATCCCGCAGATTGAAAGGGATGCTGTCGAGGACCAACTTGCCGGCTTCGATTTTCGAGAAGTCGAGAATCTCGTTGATGATACTCAACAGGCTGTCGGCAGACTTTTCGATGGTGCCCAGATAATCCAACTGACGCGGAGTCATTTCACTTTTTTGGAGTAAATGGGTGAACCCGAGAATTCCGTTAAGCGGCGTTCGAATCTCATGACTCATGTTGGCGAGGAATTCAGATTTGATGCGGCTGGCTTCCAACGCTTCTTTGCGCGCAAGGTCCAGTTCGATGTTCTGGATTTCGATGGTTTCCAGATTTTGCCGAACGTCTTCCGTGGCTTGATCAATGCTGTGTTGCAGTTCTTCCTGGGCATTTTGCAGGGTGGCCGCCATACGATTGATGCCCGAGGCCAGCTCGTCCAGCTCCAGGCTGCCCAAGGGTGGCAGTCGAACTTCCAAATTGCCGTCTTTCAGTTGCGCCACGGCGACTTTGACACGGCTGATGGGCACGCTGATGGTGCGACTCATGCGCAGCGCCACGATCGCCGTCAGAATCAGCCCGGTGGCGATCAGCAACAAACTGGCGAACAGGCTGCGATAGCCGCGTAGCAGCGTGCCGGTGTGGGACAGTTCAATTTCGACCCAACCCAACAGGCGGTCGGCTTCCTCGGGAATTATCTCGCCGGTCAGGTGGCGTTGACGACCAAATACCGGCAATAAAAAGCGCGTGGCGTCGTTGCCCGAGCGTTGCAGCAGGTGCGTACTGTTTCCGACAGGCTGTTGGTTGATCATGCTGGGTCCGGCATGGGACAGCATGGTGCGGTCCGCGTCCAGAAACGAGACGGATCGCACGTCACCGAACTCCAATGCTTGCCCGGCAATACGCTCGAGCAACACATGGTCATTGCGGCCCATTGCGGGGGCCGCCAGCGGTGCCAGCTCTTCGGCGATCATTTCGCCGCGCTGTAGCAACTGAGCTTGCAGGTCTGACAGTTGCATCCACGTAAAATAGCCGCCAAGAACTCCGGCCATCAGCAACGCTGGAACCAGGGTCAACAACAATACGCGGCCTTTAATACCCAGCTTGTTCAGCACGCTATCTCTCCAGCATCCAAGCCAACATGTTCAAGACCGCAGTGTAGCGAGTTGCTTACGCGCGATCACCCTCCCTGTAGGAGACGGCGTTTAAGTCCCGATATAGCCTTCAGTTATAGCCCGCGCATTTTGCGTGATATGGGGTTTTGACGTTTGCCGTTATGATAGGCGCCCCCGCAGTCTGGATTGCGAAAACGCCATGACCTTGCAGTATCAAACCATCGCCGATTGCGTCGGCAACACCCCTCTGG
This window contains:
- a CDS encoding response regulator; the encoded protein is MLNKLGIKGRVLLLTLVPALLMAGVLGGYFTWMQLSDLQAQLLQRGEMIAEELAPLAAPAMGRNDHVLLERIAGQALEFGDVRSVSFLDADRTMLSHAGPSMINQQPVGNSTHLLQRSGNDATRFLLPVFGRQRHLTGEIIPEEADRLLGWVEIELSHTGTLLRGYRSLFASLLLIATGLILTAIVALRMSRTISVPISRVKVAVAQLKDGNLEVRLPPLGSLELDELASGINRMAATLQNAQEELQHSIDQATEDVRQNLETIEIQNIELDLARKEALEASRIKSEFLANMSHEIRTPLNGILGFTHLLQKSEMTPRQLDYLGTIEKSADSLLSIINEILDFSKIEAGKLVLDSIPFNLRDLLQDTLTILAPAAHAKQLELVSLVYRDTPLALLGDPLRLKQILTNLVSNAIKFTREGTIVARAMLEDEQEDSVQLRISVQDTGIGLSSQDVRALFQAFSQADNSLSRQPGGTGLGLVISKRLIEQMGGEIGVDSTPGEGSEFWISLNLPKTRGDLEDLPSAPLLGRRVAVLENHELARQALQHQLEDCGLEAVTFNNLESLINGVTAAHETPQAIDLAVLGITAHELPPERLRQHIWDLENLGCKVLVLCPTTEQAQFQLAVPNAQSQLQAKPACTRKLRRALSELIQPRQQRSDTAEPLSSRAPRLLCVDDNPANLLLVQTLLEDMGADVVAVDSGYAAVNAVQKEAFDLVLMDVQMPGMDGRQATEAIRAWEVERQSTSLPIVALTAHAMANEKRALLQSGMDDYLTKPISERQLAQVVLKWTGLALRNHAPERQNEQARNSVDLHVLDHEEGLRLAAGKADLAADMLAMLLASLDTDREAIRNAREAGDTSALIERVHRLHGATRYCGVPQLRAACQRSETLLKKDAPEADAALDELAMAINRLAMEARVSA